The Enteractinococcus fodinae genome has a segment encoding these proteins:
- a CDS encoding peptide ABC transporter substrate-binding protein yields MKHRKLVGALAITAASALALSACAPGGNGGDGGTDDGAVNGEAAQPVDGGGAVSIYNCEPQNLLPGNSTEVCGSKVLEQLFTGLTSVDYEDIEVVPGVAESWESDDNITWTFELNQDWTFHNGDPIDAQTFVDTFNWTVDPDNAQANAGFYDSFLGYDEVVNGDVEELEGVRAVDDYTLEIELVEPFGDLPMMLSYTGFYPLPQDAIDDIDTFESAPVGNGRYQMDGEWVHDVEIKMTRYEDWPGEEPGVPESIEWRIYSDVDTAYMDVQSGELDIVDNAPPNRFASLEADFGDNWVASETSSFTYLGFPMYQEEFTDADIRHAVSMAIDRQAILDSIFDERHTAAHSIIPPTLPQGREDACGEQCQFDPEAASDLYEQAGGPSELTLYFNSGAGHEDWMEAVANQLQQNLPIDSISFESLEFAQYLDLQESEEITGPYRLGWVLSYPSPQYALEPIYTTDASSNYFGYSSEEFDSLIDEANAAEEGESDELYQQAEDILLEDMPAVPLWFQDFHTVYSDRIDGESINVDPRTFLRVEEVVVTQE; encoded by the coding sequence ATGAAACATCGCAAATTAGTAGGTGCCCTTGCCATAACAGCTGCCTCAGCGCTGGCCCTTTCAGCCTGTGCCCCGGGCGGCAATGGGGGAGACGGTGGCACCGATGACGGTGCTGTTAATGGCGAGGCAGCCCAGCCCGTTGACGGGGGCGGCGCTGTCTCGATTTACAACTGTGAACCGCAGAATTTACTGCCCGGTAACAGCACCGAAGTGTGCGGGTCTAAAGTTCTCGAACAACTCTTTACCGGGCTCACTTCAGTTGACTACGAAGATATTGAAGTCGTCCCCGGGGTCGCCGAGAGCTGGGAGAGTGACGATAACATCACGTGGACCTTTGAGCTGAACCAAGACTGGACCTTCCACAACGGTGATCCCATTGATGCTCAGACTTTTGTCGACACCTTCAATTGGACCGTGGATCCCGACAATGCCCAAGCCAACGCCGGCTTCTACGACAGCTTCCTCGGCTACGACGAAGTCGTCAATGGTGACGTGGAAGAACTGGAAGGCGTACGCGCTGTTGATGACTACACGCTAGAAATCGAACTGGTAGAGCCCTTCGGGGATCTGCCCATGATGCTTTCTTACACCGGGTTCTATCCACTTCCTCAAGACGCCATAGACGACATCGACACCTTCGAATCCGCCCCGGTCGGTAACGGCCGATACCAGATGGATGGCGAATGGGTTCACGATGTCGAAATCAAGATGACCCGTTACGAAGACTGGCCTGGTGAGGAACCGGGTGTACCCGAGAGCATCGAATGGCGAATCTATAGCGATGTGGACACCGCGTACATGGACGTTCAATCAGGCGAACTCGACATTGTCGATAACGCACCACCGAATCGGTTTGCGAGCTTGGAAGCCGACTTCGGTGACAATTGGGTAGCCTCCGAAACCTCATCGTTTACCTACCTGGGCTTCCCGATGTATCAGGAAGAATTCACTGACGCCGACATCCGGCATGCGGTTTCGATGGCCATTGATCGGCAAGCGATTCTCGATTCGATCTTTGATGAACGCCACACGGCAGCTCACAGCATCATTCCACCCACGCTGCCCCAAGGTCGCGAGGACGCCTGTGGTGAGCAGTGTCAATTTGATCCGGAAGCTGCCTCTGATCTCTATGAACAAGCTGGTGGACCCTCCGAATTGACCTTGTACTTCAACTCGGGTGCGGGGCACGAGGATTGGATGGAAGCTGTTGCGAACCAGTTGCAGCAGAATCTGCCGATCGATTCAATTAGTTTCGAATCCTTGGAATTCGCGCAGTACCTGGATCTGCAGGAGAGCGAAGAGATCACCGGTCCATACCGTCTCGGCTGGGTACTGTCCTACCCCAGCCCGCAGTACGCGCTGGAACCGATCTACACCACTGACGCCTCATCGAACTACTTCGGCTACTCAAGCGAAGAGTTCGACAGCCTCATCGACGAAGCCAACGCCGCCGAAGAAGGCGAATCCGACGAGCTCTATCAGCAAGCTGAAGACATACTGCTAGAAGATATGCCAGCTGTCCCACTGTGGTTCCAAGACTTCCACACGGTGTATTCAGATCGCATCGACGGTGAGAGTATCAACGTAGATCCGCGAACCTTCCTGCGCGTCGAAGAGGTAGTCGTCACACAGGAATAA
- a CDS encoding ABC transporter permease, translating into MIRYILRRMLQFIPVILLSTFIVYALVFAIPGDPIRALSGDRPMPEAVQQALRDQYNLDDNLFVQYFKYIGGVVMGDFGTTFQGRPVADIVAQRLPVTLYLAMVALIFQTVLGFIAGTLAALYRDRFIDRLVQVSSVAVVAIPVLAIAFGLQLIFGLQLGWFPIAGAGAGLQSYILPGFTLAAVSTALVARLLRNSLVETLGSDYVRTATAKGLPRGRVVGRHAMRNALIPVVTFIGADLATMIGGAIITESVFNLPGIGQQVFQSIQQQEGTVVVGIVTILVIFFVVVNLIVDIVYAYLDPRIRYE; encoded by the coding sequence ATGATTCGCTACATTCTTCGGCGCATGCTGCAGTTCATCCCGGTGATACTGCTATCGACATTTATTGTCTACGCGCTGGTATTCGCGATTCCGGGCGATCCGATTCGTGCACTGAGCGGGGACAGACCCATGCCCGAAGCGGTCCAACAAGCTCTGCGCGACCAGTACAACCTCGACGACAACCTGTTCGTCCAATACTTCAAATACATTGGCGGGGTAGTCATGGGCGATTTTGGCACTACCTTCCAAGGGCGCCCCGTTGCCGACATCGTCGCCCAACGTCTTCCCGTAACGTTGTATTTGGCGATGGTAGCGCTGATTTTCCAAACCGTGCTGGGCTTCATCGCCGGTACTCTAGCAGCCCTCTACCGCGACCGTTTCATCGACCGTCTCGTCCAAGTCTCATCCGTGGCTGTGGTTGCCATCCCGGTACTGGCCATCGCCTTCGGGTTGCAGTTGATTTTCGGCCTTCAGTTGGGTTGGTTTCCGATCGCGGGAGCCGGTGCCGGGCTACAAAGTTACATCCTGCCGGGTTTCACACTCGCTGCGGTCTCGACCGCGCTCGTGGCACGTCTCCTGCGCAACTCGCTGGTCGAGACACTGGGCTCGGACTATGTTCGCACCGCCACCGCCAAAGGCCTACCGCGCGGACGGGTCGTCGGGCGCCACGCTATGCGCAACGCGCTCATACCAGTGGTGACCTTCATTGGGGCTGATCTCGCCACCATGATCGGTGGCGCGATCATCACCGAGTCAGTCTTTAACCTTCCGGGGATCGGACAACAGGTTTTTCAGTCGATCCAGCAACAAGAAGGCACCGTGGTGGTCGGGATCGTGACCATCCTGGTGATCTTCTTTGTAGTCGTTAACCTGATTGTCGACATCGTGTACGCCTACCTTGATCCGAGGATTCGTTATGAGTGA